From a single Planctellipticum variicoloris genomic region:
- a CDS encoding methylated-DNA--[protein]-cysteine S-methyltransferase, giving the protein MGQRVARESIGQKSAGNREEVQFCVFSTASGWLGLAGRNGRVCGLMLGHADRQTVIDQAASMYGDSWRQSDWAPELAARLQAYFHGAVDDFADIKLDLPESTAFQVAVRKAVRAIPYGQTATYAEIARRAGTPRAARGVGGVMASNRIPILIPCHRVVASGGRLGGFSAPRGVDLKRWLLEREAEGLADVAGSPCE; this is encoded by the coding sequence ATGGGTCAAAGAGTCGCCCGCGAGTCGATCGGTCAAAAGTCGGCGGGAAATCGCGAAGAAGTCCAGTTTTGCGTTTTTTCGACCGCCAGCGGCTGGCTGGGGCTGGCTGGCCGGAATGGCCGGGTCTGTGGGCTGATGCTGGGGCACGCGGATCGGCAAACGGTCATTGATCAGGCGGCGTCGATGTATGGCGACAGTTGGCGGCAGTCCGACTGGGCGCCGGAACTGGCGGCCCGCCTGCAGGCTTATTTCCACGGCGCTGTCGATGACTTCGCCGACATTAAACTGGATCTTCCGGAGAGCACGGCATTTCAAGTGGCCGTGCGCAAAGCGGTTCGCGCCATTCCCTATGGCCAGACGGCCACGTATGCCGAGATCGCTCGCCGGGCGGGCACCCCGCGGGCGGCCCGCGGGGTGGGAGGCGTGATGGCGTCGAACCGGATTCCGATTCTGATTCCCTGCCACCGCGTGGTAGCCTCCGGCGGGAGGTTGGGCGGATTTTCCGCTCCGCGGGGGGTGGATCTGAAACGGTGGCTGCTGGAGCGGGAGGCGGAGGGGTTGGCGGATGTCGCAGGATCGCCGTGCGAATGA
- a CDS encoding pyridoxal phosphate-dependent aminotransferase — protein MAPQLSEFARSLTVETAFSVLAVAKALKAAGKDVVELEIGDSPFDSTSSAKSTGVLAIQENKSHYCPSPGLPEFRETAARFVREEFAIPAKAENVVVAPGAKVFEQFFCEAFLNPGDGVLVFSPYFPTYVPNILRRGARPVYSSLKQSNGFRPEMSEIEKFLKTDPSPRAIFFNSPHNPTGGVMTEQDMRDVADLLRGTNIAVFSDEPYCHMVWGGKHVSPLAQPGMLDQCVAAYTFSKSYSMSGWRLGFAVAGAEVADAISKMINTTLSCTPPLVQLAGKAALERDSGERNDQMQLFRRKVELLTAGLNRLDGFRSLDPAGTFYVFPNVKPICNRLGITSHGLALYLLEGADDKFGVACLGGECFGEAGGGFLRFSCAEPDDRLQQALAFLPTAIGREDRVQAYLEKHPKFKLAKPYEID, from the coding sequence ATGGCTCCGCAACTGAGTGAATTCGCCCGCTCCCTGACCGTCGAAACCGCTTTCAGCGTGCTCGCCGTCGCCAAAGCCCTCAAGGCCGCAGGCAAAGACGTCGTCGAACTCGAAATCGGCGACAGCCCGTTCGACAGCACCTCCTCGGCGAAATCCACCGGCGTCCTGGCCATTCAGGAAAACAAGTCCCACTATTGTCCGTCCCCCGGGCTCCCCGAGTTCCGCGAGACCGCCGCCCGCTTCGTCCGCGAAGAATTCGCCATCCCCGCGAAGGCGGAAAACGTCGTAGTGGCCCCCGGCGCCAAGGTCTTCGAACAATTCTTCTGCGAAGCCTTCCTGAATCCGGGCGACGGCGTCCTGGTCTTCAGCCCCTACTTCCCCACTTACGTGCCCAACATCCTTCGCCGCGGAGCCCGTCCGGTCTATTCGTCCCTGAAACAATCGAACGGGTTCCGTCCCGAGATGTCCGAGATCGAAAAGTTCCTCAAGACCGATCCCTCGCCACGGGCAATCTTCTTCAATTCGCCGCACAACCCCACGGGGGGCGTGATGACCGAGCAGGATATGCGCGACGTCGCCGACCTGCTCCGCGGAACCAACATCGCCGTCTTCAGCGACGAACCCTACTGCCATATGGTCTGGGGCGGGAAACACGTTTCACCGCTGGCCCAGCCCGGCATGCTCGACCAGTGCGTCGCCGCCTACACCTTCAGCAAGTCCTACAGCATGAGCGGCTGGCGGCTGGGGTTCGCCGTGGCGGGCGCCGAAGTCGCCGACGCCATCAGCAAGATGATCAACACGACCCTCTCCTGCACGCCCCCCCTCGTGCAGCTTGCCGGCAAAGCGGCCCTCGAGCGGGACTCCGGCGAACGCAACGACCAGATGCAATTGTTCCGCCGCAAAGTGGAACTGCTGACCGCCGGGCTCAATCGGCTCGACGGCTTCCGCTCGCTCGATCCGGCCGGCACGTTCTACGTCTTCCCGAACGTCAAGCCGATCTGCAACCGGCTCGGAATTACCAGTCACGGCCTGGCGCTCTACCTGCTCGAAGGCGCGGACGACAAGTTTGGCGTCGCCTGTCTCGGGGGCGAATGCTTTGGTGAAGCGGGCGGCGGCTTCCTGCGATTCAGTTGCGCCGAGCCCGATGATCGTCTCCAGCAAGCGCTGGCGTTCCTGCCGACGGCGATCGGCCGCGAGGATCGCGTCCAAGCCTACCTGGAAAAGCACCCGAAGTTCAAACTCGCCAAGCCCTACGAAATCGACTGA
- a CDS encoding M24 family metallopeptidase, with protein sequence MPVILDASTPLSSGEFAAVDLDRLAEVNRRHQLVSEFLVREGYAGLALQQPCNLAWLTAGADLSRGTSGETTAALFITPDARVVVCGNADTAELFEHHVPGLGFQLKERPWTEPRQVMLGDLCRGRKIASDAPLPGTTDIGLRMLGLRTPLSEYEHAQLREAGRRVAHAVEATARAIVRGRTEAETAGELSHRLLKHEVHPFRMQILADGRAIRFRHWTWSDSPIQKFCTVAAVGRFRGLNVGAARTISLGEPPEQLLAAFQKAAMVHATGLFFSQVEWEFFEIWNRIRRIYEKSGADEEWRLADQASLCEYQYGAVPLTPNSEFRLPAGVPLHWHPSVGPIACGDTLLTTPKGAEVLTRAIDWPHLSISVKGTAVPVPAVLVLES encoded by the coding sequence ATGCCCGTCATTCTGGACGCTTCGACGCCGTTGTCATCGGGAGAATTCGCCGCCGTCGATCTGGATCGCCTGGCGGAGGTGAACCGGCGGCATCAGCTCGTCAGCGAATTTCTCGTGCGCGAGGGCTACGCAGGACTCGCGCTGCAGCAGCCTTGCAACCTGGCCTGGCTGACGGCCGGAGCGGACTTGAGCCGGGGGACCTCCGGCGAAACCACGGCGGCGCTGTTTATCACGCCGGATGCCCGGGTCGTCGTCTGCGGGAATGCCGATACCGCCGAGCTGTTCGAGCACCACGTGCCGGGGCTGGGGTTTCAGCTTAAGGAGCGTCCGTGGACCGAGCCGAGGCAGGTCATGCTGGGCGATCTGTGCCGCGGGCGGAAGATTGCCAGCGACGCCCCGCTCCCCGGAACAACCGATATCGGCCTGCGGATGCTCGGGCTGAGAACGCCGTTGTCCGAATACGAACATGCGCAGTTGCGGGAGGCGGGGCGACGAGTGGCGCATGCCGTGGAAGCGACGGCCCGGGCCATCGTCCGCGGCCGGACCGAAGCCGAAACGGCTGGCGAGCTCTCGCACCGCCTGCTGAAGCACGAGGTGCACCCGTTCCGCATGCAGATTCTCGCCGACGGGCGGGCGATCCGATTCCGGCACTGGACCTGGTCCGATTCGCCGATTCAGAAGTTCTGCACCGTCGCGGCGGTCGGCCGCTTTCGCGGTTTGAACGTCGGCGCCGCCCGGACGATTTCGCTCGGGGAGCCGCCCGAACAACTGCTGGCCGCGTTCCAGAAGGCCGCGATGGTCCACGCGACCGGCCTGTTCTTCTCGCAGGTGGAATGGGAATTCTTCGAGATCTGGAACCGCATTCGCCGGATCTACGAAAAATCGGGCGCGGATGAAGAGTGGCGGCTCGCCGATCAGGCCAGCCTGTGCGAATATCAGTATGGGGCCGTTCCGCTGACTCCCAACAGCGAATTCCGGCTGCCAGCGGGGGTTCCGCTCCACTGGCATCCGTCGGTCGGCCCGATCGCCTGCGGCGACACGCTGCTGACCACGCCCAAGGGGGCCGAGGTCCTCACACGAGCCATCGACTGGCCGCACCTCAGCATCAGCGTGAAGGGAACGGCAGTCCCCGTCCCGGCAGTGCTCGTGCTGGAGTCTTAG
- a CDS encoding NAD-dependent epimerase/dehydratase family protein → MDLLVIGCGYLGRRVARDWPGRVHALTRSPDRAAEFAALGWQPVVGDVCEPSTLEQLPPVDAVLYAVGFDRSAGRPQVEVAVEGVRHVLERMSRRCRQFVYISSTSVYGQSNGDWVDEDSPCEPVQPGGQCCLAAEQLVRGACAPGQARILRLAGIYGPDRVLAKVETLRAGEPLAGRGDAWLNLIHVADAASIAAAALTRPDFDGTLLVCDDRPVTREDYYSRLAALVDAPPPRFDADSPSRRGSGGLNKRCSNARLKGLLGRPLQFPTWEQGLVDAVAESGISGSGRV, encoded by the coding sequence ATGGACCTGCTGGTCATTGGTTGCGGATATCTCGGCCGCCGGGTCGCCCGGGACTGGCCTGGGCGAGTTCACGCCCTGACGCGCAGCCCCGATCGAGCCGCCGAGTTCGCGGCCCTCGGCTGGCAACCGGTTGTGGGCGATGTCTGCGAACCGTCCACACTGGAACAATTGCCCCCCGTCGATGCCGTGCTCTATGCCGTCGGTTTTGATCGAAGCGCCGGACGCCCTCAGGTCGAGGTCGCCGTGGAAGGCGTCCGTCACGTCCTGGAGCGGATGTCTCGAAGGTGCCGGCAATTCGTCTACATTTCCAGCACCAGCGTCTATGGTCAGTCGAATGGCGACTGGGTGGATGAAGACTCCCCCTGCGAGCCGGTCCAGCCGGGAGGGCAATGCTGCCTGGCGGCCGAGCAACTCGTCCGCGGCGCGTGCGCCCCCGGTCAGGCCCGGATTCTGCGGCTCGCAGGGATCTATGGGCCGGACCGCGTGCTGGCAAAAGTCGAAACACTCCGTGCCGGGGAACCGTTGGCCGGACGGGGCGACGCCTGGCTCAACCTGATCCATGTGGCGGACGCCGCCTCGATCGCCGCCGCAGCGCTCACCCGGCCGGACTTCGACGGAACCCTGCTCGTCTGCGACGATCGTCCTGTGACCCGCGAGGACTACTATTCCCGTCTGGCTGCGCTCGTCGACGCTCCGCCGCCGCGATTCGATGCGGACTCGCCGTCCCGTCGCGGTTCCGGAGGTCTGAACAAGCGCTGCTCGAACGCCAGGCTGAAAGGTCTGCTCGGTCGGCCGCTGCAGTTTCCGACCTGGGAACAGGGGTTGGTCGATGCCGTGGCCGAAAGCGGGATTTCCGGATCGGGCCGAGTTTGA
- a CDS encoding DUF58 domain-containing protein — MAGSPPERRVDRAAIASGCTLLVLTVAAIVLPLWFRGFGGGGMLSQGVYWGLIVILAATGIQQVANAWTPAARKRRLPSLNRYRVRFPREGLIYLTIMVVLFIGSLLGRENRLMLVFAMMAGPFVINGWATFTMLQAAAVARSAPRRAMAGEMFAVEVSFTNLRPIFSAWMMLVQDEVTRDDDDVVIASVLFTHVAPRERQIGHYDARLYRRGRYQFGPISVASRFPLGLIERARVFPARDEILIYPRLGRLRTGWQRELLHASELVTIPQSRSGLYDDEFHRLREYRPGDNPRAIHWRSSARRNELILREYHQSREHNLIVVLDLWAPPSPAPSDVDRVEWALSLVGTLCLEHRRASRESSIRLLASGSSQQTWEGQASAASLEDLFDVLAVLESGPGNFPESLAHEALQHAGPADRILCLSTRPAATVDQPSALPGADPRSQVIYVDPASVREWLVFDDDTAGRPDNLPSAPCAENPRDSRPVVSGV, encoded by the coding sequence ATGGCCGGTTCCCCCCCCGAGCGTCGCGTCGACCGGGCCGCGATCGCATCGGGATGCACGCTGCTGGTCCTGACGGTCGCGGCCATCGTGCTGCCGTTGTGGTTTCGCGGATTCGGCGGCGGTGGAATGCTCTCCCAGGGGGTCTATTGGGGATTGATAGTTATTCTCGCGGCGACCGGGATCCAGCAGGTCGCGAACGCCTGGACGCCCGCCGCCCGCAAACGCCGGCTCCCATCGCTCAACCGCTATCGGGTCCGATTTCCCCGCGAGGGACTGATCTATCTGACGATTATGGTCGTCCTGTTCATCGGCTCGCTGCTCGGTCGCGAAAACCGCCTGATGCTCGTCTTCGCCATGATGGCGGGACCGTTCGTCATCAACGGCTGGGCGACATTCACCATGCTTCAGGCCGCCGCCGTGGCCCGGTCCGCGCCCCGCCGGGCGATGGCGGGCGAAATGTTCGCGGTGGAAGTGAGTTTTACCAATCTGCGGCCGATCTTCTCCGCATGGATGATGCTTGTGCAGGATGAAGTGACGCGAGACGATGACGACGTCGTGATCGCTTCGGTTCTGTTTACGCATGTCGCGCCGCGCGAACGACAGATCGGCCACTACGACGCCCGCCTCTATCGCCGCGGCCGGTACCAGTTCGGGCCGATTTCGGTGGCGTCGCGGTTTCCGCTCGGGCTCATCGAACGCGCCCGCGTCTTTCCCGCCCGCGACGAAATCCTGATCTATCCCCGACTCGGCCGGCTGCGGACCGGCTGGCAGCGCGAACTGCTGCATGCCTCGGAACTGGTGACGATTCCGCAATCCCGCTCCGGGCTCTACGACGACGAGTTCCACCGTCTCCGCGAGTATCGCCCAGGCGACAATCCCCGCGCCATCCACTGGCGCAGTTCGGCCCGCCGGAACGAACTGATCCTGCGAGAGTATCACCAGAGCCGCGAACACAACCTCATCGTAGTGCTCGACCTCTGGGCGCCCCCGAGCCCCGCCCCTTCCGATGTGGATCGCGTCGAATGGGCTCTGTCCCTCGTCGGAACGCTCTGCCTCGAACATCGCCGCGCCAGCCGCGAAAGTTCCATCCGGCTGCTGGCCTCCGGAAGTTCCCAGCAGACCTGGGAGGGCCAGGCCTCCGCGGCCAGCCTCGAGGACCTGTTCGATGTCTTGGCGGTCCTGGAATCCGGCCCCGGCAATTTCCCCGAATCCCTGGCCCACGAGGCGCTGCAGCACGCAGGTCCCGCCGATCGGATTCTGTGCCTCTCGACGCGCCCCGCAGCCACCGTCGATCAGCCCTCGGCCCTGCCAGGCGCCGACCCCCGTTCGCAGGTGATCTACGTCGATCCGGCCTCCGTTCGCGAATGGCTGGTCTTCGACGACGATACTGCCGGACGGCCCGACAATCTGCCCTCCGCCCCCTGCGCCGAGAACCCGCGCGATTCCCGTCCCGTCGTGAGTGGGGTCTGA
- a CDS encoding transglutaminase TgpA family protein, with protein sequence MSLAHTFRISLYGTVIFAAAILGRAEDGYLTSYLTILMAALGWYLTEPPRQRGTPGWLSNVFGLVAVLASAIEFFSDNPEGRLLSGSHLIVYVTWIVLLQPKAARQYWTLLGLSILQVAVASVLTSGGWFGVSLVAFNTLAMWTLAVFSLHEADLQFGQAVLQTGSHEAVLAGQGPLQSAAFDGQRWHQRPADTRSTMHYDVQRRWLTARFAGGVFSLSIMSLLIGAMFFLLIPRMWIGQPLSIGDGRDEPLGRRKLTGFTTEVRLGDLGQILESSAPVLSLRLYDALTDQSVDISTYTARQGGDEPLFRGAVLTRYNNGRWEADSLGAPAQKRPLTWNFPGVRQEIVLEPVGADVLFCLDQAEAVRLRNSTESAIWAPTTGLTFLDAPDGRQRKLAYTVYSRWPDAEPFQMGTEAADGRNRLFMSRGYSYLEHLRQLPRNQLRELRALARKVTDEIRRRRPDREPTPLELARGLESYLRDSGEYSYSLKLDILDRDLDPVEDFLFNRRQGNCEYFATALTLMLRAEGIPARLVTGFKGGEINPLSGSFEVQQRHAHSWVEAEVGGSNFLTLDATPAVARSESVRSLSPSVNFWGWIKTLGTGFWDDYVVSVSLDRQQELIYQPLRTMTMQIVNRVKALAGSLLAWFGVDQEFLSNPRNWFSLTGGIITAVILLLVSAAIWLARWTWNWIRSLLQTRRASAVAGQHRFVAFYDRFCRLLKGAGLTREPAVTPEEFARAAAERLQPALTGAGLAAFPLEITRWFYRARFGEAPPSEQELAELDRQLGQLERVLATARGPAASTRTSAPRP encoded by the coding sequence ATGTCGCTCGCTCACACGTTTCGAATCAGCCTGTACGGCACTGTGATCTTCGCCGCGGCGATCCTCGGGCGCGCCGAGGATGGCTATCTCACATCCTACCTGACCATTTTGATGGCGGCGTTGGGCTGGTATCTCACGGAACCGCCCCGGCAACGCGGCACCCCCGGGTGGTTGTCCAACGTCTTCGGGCTGGTGGCCGTCCTTGCCAGCGCCATCGAGTTCTTCAGCGACAACCCCGAAGGCCGACTCCTCTCCGGTTCGCACCTCATCGTTTACGTGACCTGGATCGTGCTGCTCCAGCCCAAGGCCGCCCGTCAGTACTGGACCTTGCTCGGGCTCTCGATCCTGCAGGTCGCCGTCGCTTCGGTGCTGACCAGCGGCGGCTGGTTCGGAGTGTCGCTGGTTGCCTTCAACACGCTCGCCATGTGGACGCTGGCGGTCTTCTCGCTGCACGAGGCCGACCTGCAGTTCGGCCAGGCGGTGCTGCAGACCGGATCGCACGAGGCCGTGCTCGCCGGACAAGGACCGCTGCAGTCCGCCGCGTTCGACGGCCAGCGCTGGCATCAGCGGCCGGCCGATACCCGCAGCACCATGCACTACGACGTTCAGAGGCGGTGGCTGACGGCCCGATTTGCCGGCGGAGTCTTCTCGCTCTCAATCATGTCGCTGCTGATCGGGGCGATGTTCTTTCTGCTGATTCCCCGCATGTGGATCGGTCAGCCGCTTTCCATCGGCGACGGCAGAGACGAACCGCTGGGGCGTCGGAAGCTGACCGGCTTCACGACCGAAGTCCGCCTGGGAGACCTGGGCCAGATCCTGGAAAGCTCCGCGCCGGTCCTCTCCCTTCGCCTCTATGACGCATTGACGGACCAGTCCGTCGACATTTCGACCTACACGGCCCGCCAGGGAGGCGACGAGCCGCTGTTCCGCGGCGCCGTCCTCACCCGGTACAACAACGGCCGCTGGGAGGCGGATTCTCTCGGCGCCCCCGCCCAGAAGCGACCGCTGACCTGGAACTTTCCCGGCGTTCGTCAGGAAATCGTCCTCGAACCGGTTGGCGCCGATGTCCTGTTCTGCCTCGATCAGGCCGAAGCCGTTCGCCTGCGCAACAGCACCGAGTCCGCGATCTGGGCGCCGACAACGGGCCTTACGTTCCTGGACGCCCCCGACGGGCGACAGCGCAAGCTGGCCTACACGGTCTACAGCCGCTGGCCCGACGCCGAGCCGTTTCAAATGGGGACGGAGGCCGCTGACGGTCGAAATCGCCTCTTCATGTCGCGCGGATATTCCTACCTCGAACATCTGCGACAATTACCACGGAATCAACTCCGCGAGCTCCGCGCGCTGGCAAGAAAAGTGACTGACGAAATTCGCCGGCGTCGTCCCGACCGCGAACCGACTCCATTGGAGCTGGCTCGTGGCCTCGAATCCTACCTGCGGGATTCCGGAGAGTATTCGTACTCGCTCAAACTCGACATCCTCGACCGCGATCTCGATCCCGTTGAAGACTTTCTCTTCAACCGACGTCAGGGCAACTGCGAGTATTTTGCCACGGCTCTGACGCTGATGCTCCGGGCGGAAGGCATCCCCGCCCGGCTCGTCACCGGTTTCAAAGGGGGCGAAATCAACCCTCTCAGCGGTTCGTTCGAAGTTCAGCAGCGCCATGCGCATTCGTGGGTCGAAGCCGAGGTGGGGGGATCGAACTTCCTCACCCTCGACGCTACCCCAGCCGTGGCACGTTCCGAAAGCGTCCGGTCCCTCTCCCCGTCCGTCAACTTCTGGGGCTGGATCAAGACGCTGGGGACGGGGTTCTGGGACGACTATGTCGTCTCCGTCTCGCTCGATCGGCAGCAGGAACTGATCTACCAGCCGCTGCGAACCATGACCATGCAGATCGTCAACCGTGTGAAAGCGCTCGCCGGCAGTCTGCTGGCCTGGTTCGGCGTCGACCAGGAGTTTCTGTCGAATCCCCGCAACTGGTTCAGTCTCACCGGGGGAATCATTACGGCCGTCATACTGCTGCTCGTCTCGGCCGCCATCTGGCTCGCCCGCTGGACCTGGAACTGGATTCGGTCGCTCCTGCAGACTCGACGAGCCTCCGCCGTCGCCGGCCAGCATCGTTTCGTCGCCTTCTACGACCGGTTCTGCCGGCTGCTGAAGGGGGCCGGTCTCACCCGCGAACCCGCGGTCACCCCCGAAGAATTCGCGCGGGCCGCCGCCGAACGCCTGCAGCCCGCGCTGACCGGCGCGGGACTGGCCGCGTTCCCACTGGAGATCACCCGCTGGTTCTACAGAGCTCGCTTCGGCGAAGCCCCTCCTTCAGAACAGGAACTGGCCGAACTCGATCGGCAGCTCGGCCAACTCGAACGGGTACTCGCGACAGCTCGCGGACCAGCAGCCTCGACCCGCACTTCCGCGCCGCGCCCATGA
- a CDS encoding DUF1992 domain-containing protein, producing MIERRVTESWEDVADRRIRQAQADGLFDKLPGFGQPIPGIDDPPDENWWLKQKLRDEQFSALPPILQARLDRAKFLESLDQQIRASHFSGSEVPWTS from the coding sequence ATGATCGAGCGTCGCGTCACGGAATCCTGGGAAGACGTTGCCGACCGCCGGATCCGTCAGGCTCAAGCAGACGGTCTGTTCGATAAGCTGCCCGGCTTCGGCCAGCCGATCCCGGGCATCGACGATCCGCCAGATGAGAACTGGTGGCTCAAGCAAAAACTCCGCGACGAGCAGTTCAGCGCCCTCCCGCCGATCCTGCAGGCCCGACTCGACCGCGCGAAGTTCCTGGAGTCGCTCGATCAGCAAATCCGCGCCTCGCACTTCTCAGGTTCCGAGGTCCCGTGGACGAGTTAA
- a CDS encoding SGNH/GDSL hydrolase family protein yields MQTVRRLSLCCGLLILWNASGAFSAEPRRVDRLDLQDGDTIVFLGDSITHQSLFTQYVEDFFYTRLPGLRIRIHNSGVGGAKASDALQRFDRDVAAYKPKYVAVLLGMNDGGVKPYDDELFQTYRRDMNRIADRIVEIGATPIWMTPTMYDATAARASGRPVPAERTEFYNATLAYYGAWLREFAGTRGGAFVDLYGPLNELTHQARRDQADFTMIKDAVHPDAPGQLVMAAAFLEDLQFAKPLSNIRITVGSQAPVVRATGGVATEVTGTGDELSFLWEADGLPWAPPPETEAGIRLLNLGHRWTREALEVHGLDPGQYDLLIDGEPVGRFSAEQLARHVELQSNPRTPQYQQAVQVAELNRKRNDTAIRPLRNEWRDFQAARRVEAGLAFQPDNEKLKAQLATLQKSLIGIEERIAAHETLASEIDNEIRKVNRPLPRKYELKKHVPAEVSVRIREGGRPLMNALVQLHGLLGVMAEARTDGTGDCLLQTQSGSDLDPGDYWLVIKPGPRMELAAADMFSQMVTVRSGRNEFELQLETCLKSQ; encoded by the coding sequence GTGCAGACTGTTCGAAGACTGAGTCTCTGTTGCGGGCTGCTGATCCTGTGGAACGCGTCCGGCGCATTTTCCGCGGAGCCCCGGCGAGTGGATCGGCTCGACCTGCAGGACGGCGACACCATCGTCTTCCTCGGAGACAGCATCACCCATCAAAGCCTGTTTACGCAATACGTGGAAGACTTCTTCTACACGCGCCTGCCCGGTCTGCGAATTCGCATCCACAATTCCGGGGTCGGCGGGGCGAAGGCGTCCGACGCCCTGCAGCGATTCGATCGCGACGTCGCGGCCTACAAACCGAAGTATGTGGCGGTGCTCCTCGGAATGAACGACGGCGGCGTGAAGCCGTATGACGACGAGCTGTTCCAGACCTATCGCCGGGATATGAATCGGATCGCCGATCGGATCGTCGAAATCGGCGCCACGCCGATCTGGATGACGCCCACGATGTACGACGCGACGGCGGCCCGGGCGAGCGGGAGGCCGGTTCCGGCGGAACGGACCGAGTTCTACAACGCGACGCTCGCCTATTACGGCGCATGGCTGCGGGAGTTCGCCGGAACCAGAGGGGGAGCGTTCGTCGATCTGTACGGGCCGCTCAATGAGCTGACCCATCAGGCCCGCCGGGATCAGGCGGACTTCACGATGATCAAGGACGCCGTACACCCGGACGCTCCCGGACAGCTCGTGATGGCGGCGGCGTTTCTCGAGGATCTGCAGTTCGCTAAACCCCTGTCAAACATTCGCATCACCGTCGGCAGCCAGGCGCCCGTCGTCCGGGCGACGGGCGGAGTCGCGACCGAGGTGACTGGAACCGGCGACGAATTGTCGTTTCTCTGGGAAGCGGACGGGCTGCCGTGGGCTCCTCCGCCCGAGACCGAGGCGGGCATCAGACTGCTCAACCTGGGTCACCGCTGGACGCGGGAAGCGCTGGAAGTGCACGGACTTGATCCGGGCCAGTACGACTTGCTGATCGACGGCGAGCCCGTGGGACGATTCTCCGCCGAGCAACTCGCGCGGCACGTCGAGCTGCAGTCGAATCCGAGAACGCCCCAATATCAGCAGGCGGTGCAGGTGGCGGAACTGAATCGAAAGCGAAACGACACGGCGATCAGGCCGTTGCGCAACGAGTGGCGGGATTTTCAGGCAGCCCGACGGGTCGAGGCGGGTCTGGCGTTTCAGCCCGACAACGAAAAACTGAAGGCGCAACTGGCGACGCTGCAGAAGAGTCTGATCGGAATCGAAGAGCGGATCGCCGCTCACGAGACCCTGGCGAGCGAGATCGACAACGAGATTCGCAAAGTCAATCGCCCGCTGCCGCGCAAATACGAGTTGAAGAAGCATGTACCGGCGGAAGTCTCGGTGCGGATTCGCGAAGGAGGCCGGCCGTTGATGAATGCCCTGGTCCAACTCCACGGTCTGCTGGGGGTGATGGCGGAGGCCAGGACGGACGGGACGGGGGACTGTCTGCTGCAGACGCAGTCCGGCAGCGACCTCGATCCCGGCGACTACTGGCTGGTGATCAAGCCAGGACCGCGGATGGAACTGGCGGCGGCGGACATGTTTTCGCAGATGGTGACCGTCCGGTCGGGGCGGAACGAATTTGAGCTGCAGCTCGAAACGTGTCTCAAGTCCCAATAG